The nucleotide sequence CGTCGCTCGGCACTGACCGAGAGCGTTCAGTGCCTGGCGACGATACCCCCCGTCGAGACCACTCGTGACGACGATCAGACGAAGTTGCGTGGTTGCCCCAGCCTCCGCGAGTCCGTTGATGGCGTCTTCCCGAGCGTGCCGCGGCGCGTTCTTGTCGGCGACCGTCTGGAAGAGTGAACGTGGTGAAGACATCGTCAGTCGGCGAGGCCGACCTCTTCGGCACCGTTCTCGCCCGCTTCGGTGTCGTCGCTCTCCGCCGCTCCATCCTCGGATTCGAACGTCGGGAAACGGTCCTCGAAGGCGTCCCAGTCGGCGGCTATCTCTTCGTCGGTCAGTGTAGCTGCATCGAGATCCGTTCGGAGTGCATCGTGGTCCATGTCGGTACCGATAAGAACGAGTCGGGTTCCTCTGTCACCCCAGACCTCCTCAAGCTGGGGATTGGCCTCGAAGTAGGCCTCGCGCTCTTCAGTCGGAAGGGCTGCAATCCATCTGCCCGCGGGTGCAATTCGAATAGAGTGGCCAGCAGCATCTATCCCGAGTGCCATATCCTCACGCCCCGCGAGCCAGAAGTGGCCCTTCGACCGGACCACATTCGTCGGAAACTCGTCCAGCAACTCGGCGAATCGTTCGGGATGGAACGGCCGCCTCGATTCGAAAACGAACGAGGTGACGCCGTGTTCCTCCTCGGCAGACTCGTGTGGTTCCTGCAGTTCCTGCATCCAGCCAGCGGACTGACTCGCTGATTCGAAATCGAACCGACCAGTATCGACGATTGCCTCCGGATCGACGGCGCCGTGTTCGGTTCGGATGATCTCCGCGCGCGGTTGCAGCACCTCGATCATCTCTTCGATCTCGTCGAGCGTCTCCTCGCCGACGAGGTCACACTTGTTCAACAGGAGGACGTCACAGAACTCGATCTGATCGACCAAGAGGCTTCCAAGGTCCTTCTCGGTGTCGCCGTCCATCAGCGATTCCTTCGAATCGAACGTCGTCCAGAACTGGTGGGCATCGACCACAGTGACGGTCGTGTCGAGTTCGTAGTAGTCCATCACCTCGATGCCGGTCTCCTCGTAGAACTCCGTGGGGTCGAGGTCTTCTTGGTCGAATCCCATGGTGAGCGTCTGGGCGACGGGCAACGGTTCGGCGACGCCCGTCGATTCGATTATCAGGTAGTCGAACTCGCGGGCTTGTGCGAGCTTCGCGAGCGCGTCCAGCAGGTCGCCGCGTAGCTCACAGCAGATACAGCCGTTCGATAGTTCGATCAGGTCCTCGTCGTCCTCCGAGATGTCCGAGTGTTCGACGACGCGCTCGGCGTCGACGTTCACCTCGCCCATGTCGTTGACGAGGACCGCGACGTCCAGGTCCGTTCGGGTGTTCAGGAGGTTGTTCAACACGGTCGTCTTGCCCGCGCCGAGGTTGCCGCTCAGCACGGTGACGGGAATCGTCTCTCGACTCATCTGTTATTAAGAATAGAGAGTATATTATTTATAATTAGCTATCTACTACCCTATATTGTTAACAGTGACATCCGAAGAAGCCCGTAAACACGAGTCGCTCGACGTAGCGATTGTCGGGGGAGGTGCCGCAGGCGTCGGTCTTGGGGCCGTCCTCGCGGATCTGGGTCTCGACTCCTACGCCATCCTCGAGCGAGGCGAAGTCGGGGCGGCGTTCCAACAGTGGCCAGAAGAAATGCGCCTCATCACGCCATCGTTCCCAGCAACAGCTTCGGCTACCGCGACCTCCACGCCGTCACCACTGATACCTCGCCCGCATTTGCGCTCGACAGTGAACACCCGACCGGCGGAGAGTACACCGAATCTCTCCAAGGGGTCGTCGAGTTTCACGACTTACCCGTCCGAACCGGTGTAGACGTGGAGTCGTTGACCTCCTCCCACCCCTGAAGGGGTGGGATTCCCCGAAGGGGAGTTCAAGGTTGCGCGTTTCCTCGGCCCTCAAGTACGCTTTCGCGTGGGGCGTTCGACGGTGGCCGATCGGTTACGACCCCGAGCGTGCTTTTCAGCGCGTACAGCCCGGTCAAACGGGCCTTCCCACCCGGACGCGCCGGGCGCTTCGGTGGAACGGAATACCGTCCGTTCCTCCACGGTCGGGTATTCAGCCGACTGGGTACCACCAGTCGCGTCCGACCCGTAGGCCGGGACGTGGTGGTGTGGTTCTTCGGCTTTCTTACCCGGCGGGCTGTGGACGCGAAGCGTCCGTTGGGGTCGAAGACCCCATGCCACAACTGGGGAACGCCGTCACCACATAGTATGGGAGGGCCGAACTTAACAATTCGGGACACAACTCCCGTCAGGCTATCTGGTGGTTTGTCTCCCATCGTGTCGGCTTCATCCCACGGCTAAAGCCGTGGGCTTTCGCCTTGAACAACTGTAATCGCCGTTGCGGGCGGTGAGCGTACTTTCTGTAACGCTCCATTCGTCAGAGTTGAGGTACTGCCGTTGGTAGCCATCGTCGGCATCGGGAAGTGCGAGCGAACACCGGACGCGACTCTCTGTCGTGGAGAGAGAAACCGTGTCGTCATCGAACAGCGTCATCGTCCGGGTGTCGTACTTCACCGTGGGTGCGGTGAACGTCGGCTTGCTGACCTTCTTGCCGTTGGACCGGCGTTCGATACAGCCAGTGATGGCTTGTGCGGCTTGGTGGGTGGCGAGAATCGCATGCTGACTCCCGAGGCCGGTTTGCTCACGCACGTCGTCGTAGGCGAGGGGCTGTACGTCGCTCTTGGCGTTGCACTTGCCCCACGCCATGTCGGTGGCGAGCTGGCAACCACGCTTCCACTCAGAGATGGTCTCCTCAAGCAACTCGCGTTGCCTACCATCTACCGAGAGTCGGGTGATTGCTGTCCGGCGCACGTAGTCGTCTGCCACAGATTCAATGTAGTCTCGTGGCTAGTTATATATTAGTTTCTGTGGCCTATACGAACGCGCTCCTCCCCTCACTACTCGCACCCTTCGGTCGCTCCTTGAGGAAGGGGACTCCGCGCTACTGCTTCAGTTGAACAGCACCGTTCTCGACGCTGCAGAGAAGGAACGCCGACTTCGTACCTAGGTCAGGACTCCGCCGGCTCCAGCATGGCTGGCTCGACGTTGATTCGGAGGCGATACGTACTGTCGGTCGATCCGGTGTCGGGCCGCGTCGGGTCCAGTGAGGAATATCCACTCGTGAACGACGCGACGAGTTCCTCGCGGGCGGGGAGGTCGATGCCGAGCTGATCGGCGAGGTAGACGATCCGCTTGGTCGCAGCGCCGTTGTCGAGGCGTTCGAGGTACTCGCCGACAGTGACCCAGTCGCAACCCCGTTCGTCGGCAGTACGCATCGCGGTTGCGAGTTCTCGAAGGCCACCACAGAACTCGGGGTGGTCCGCACAGTCGACCAGTGTCTTCTCCAGGTCGCTGACCTGAACGGTCGTGCCCTCGATCGATGTCGGCTCAACGCCGAAGAATTTCCGCTCGGTGACTGTCGTGACGCGGTACGGGACGCCGTGGATCTCCCTGCTTTGCGCTCGGGTCGGCGTAACGACGTACACCGTCCGGGGGACCTGTTCGGTCAGCCCGTGGTGGCTGAGGGCGCTGTAGTAGCCGATGTACATCGGCTCGGCGACGTGGGCGGCGATGAGGTACTCGTGGGTGGTGTACACGGCTTCCTCGCCGGCTGTGAGTGGAATGATGAGATACGTGCCCGGGAAGAGCCGGTCGAGCCAGCCCTTCTCGGTGAGTCGGGAGGCGATCTCGCGGGCGGTATTTGGGGGGACCTCCAGCGTCGTCTCGATGTCGTCGACGGAGATGATTTGCTGACCCGCGCCAGCGAGTCGTGCAAGGAGTCGACTTTCTCGAGTCGAGAGCCCCTGGCGTATATTTTGCATTTGTTCTATGGTGCTTACACCTGCGTTTCTTACATAGAGTATAAACACTGGCTTCCTTTAGCCTTGCGACTGCCGTGGACGGCGGAGACGAGCAG is from Haloplanus salinarum and encodes:
- a CDS encoding GTP-binding protein, which encodes MSRETIPVTVLSGNLGAGKTTVLNNLLNTRTDLDVAVLVNDMGEVNVDAERVVEHSDISEDDEDLIELSNGCICCELRGDLLDALAKLAQAREFDYLIIESTGVAEPLPVAQTLTMGFDQEDLDPTEFYEETGIEVMDYYELDTTVTVVDAHQFWTTFDSKESLMDGDTEKDLGSLLVDQIEFCDVLLLNKCDLVGEETLDEIEEMIEVLQPRAEIIRTEHGAVDPEAIVDTGRFDFESASQSAGWMQELQEPHESAEEEHGVTSFVFESRRPFHPERFAELLDEFPTNVVRSKGHFWLAGREDMALGIDAAGHSIRIAPAGRWIAALPTEEREAYFEANPQLEEVWGDRGTRLVLIGTDMDHDALRTDLDAATLTDEEIAADWDAFEDRFPTFESEDGAAESDDTEAGENGAEEVGLAD
- a CDS encoding type IV toxin-antitoxin system AbiEi family antitoxin domain-containing protein yields the protein MQNIRQGLSTRESRLLARLAGAGQQIISVDDIETTLEVPPNTAREIASRLTEKGWLDRLFPGTYLIIPLTAGEEAVYTTHEYLIAAHVAEPMYIGYYSALSHHGLTEQVPRTVYVVTPTRAQSREIHGVPYRVTTVTERKFFGVEPTSIEGTTVQVSDLEKTLVDCADHPEFCGGLRELATAMRTADERGCDWVTVGEYLERLDNGAATKRIVYLADQLGIDLPAREELVASFTSGYSSLDPTRPDTGSTDSTYRLRINVEPAMLEPAES